In Rhinatrema bivittatum chromosome 11, aRhiBiv1.1, whole genome shotgun sequence, a single window of DNA contains:
- the YRDC gene encoding yrdC domain-containing protein, mitochondrial has product MFLFARRSLSAPARVRPRRSGSAAMCKEPRCRVLRLPVPDGPGGAGDDWAEVIKTAAGVLQEGGVIGVPTDTIYGIACLAQHSRAIKDIYSVKGRNGEKPLAICVGAIPDIYRYCHVHVPDQLLQDLLPGPVTLVLQRSEALSKDLNPFTPLVGVRIPNHPFIQQLAKACSGPLALTSANVSSQGSTLTVQEFQDLWPRLSLVVDGGPIGDGMSPECRLGSTVVDLSVSGSYTVVRPGCALIPTVKVLGEKYGLTPNLQLDA; this is encoded by the exons ATGTTCCTGTTCGCCCGTCGCAGCCTCTCTGCGCCCGCCCGAGTTCGTCCCCGGCGCAGCGGTTCCGCCGCCATGTGCAAAGAGCCGCGCTGCAGGGTGCTGCGCTTACCCGTCCCGGACGGGCCGGGGGGAGCGGGAGACG ATTGGGCAGAGGTTATAAAGACAGCAGCTGGAGTCCTTCAGGAGGGAGGTGTGATAGGAGTCCCAACAGACACCATCTATGGCATAGCCTGCTTAGCACAGCACTCACGGGCCATCAAGGACATCTATAGTGTGAAGGGACGCAATGGAGAGAAGCCCTTGGCTATCTGTGTGGGAGCTATCCCAGACATTTACAG ATACTGCCATGTGCATGTTCCAGATCAGCTTTTGCAAGATCTGCTGCCTGGTCCTGTAACGTTGGTACTGCAGCGCTCCGAGGCACTCAGTAAGGACCTGAACCCTTTCACACCT CTGGTCGGCGTACGCATTCCCAACCACCCGTTTATACAGCAGCTGGCCAAGGCATGCTCAGGACCGCTGGCTTTAACCAGCGCCAACGTCAGCTCTCAGGGCAGCACACTGACAGTGCAG GAATTTCAGGATCTCTGGCCTCGGCTGTCTCTCGTCGTCGATGGGGGCCCGATCGGTGATGGCATGAGCCCGGAGTGCCGTCTAGGATCAACGGTGGTTGACCTTTCTGTGTCTGGGAGTTATACTGTTGTCAGAcctggatg TGCATTGATACCTACTGTTAAGGTCCTGGGGGAGAAGTATGGGCTGACCCCCAACTTGCAGCTGGATGCCTGA
- the MANEAL gene encoding glycoprotein endo-alpha-1,2-mannosidase-like protein produces the protein MARLRRRAFIALFLFILFLFGTMMGLRTLKPTDGFSDLAPGLELAPFMDGLERHAVSHEAISRSRPPTSTGARSEPVVYYDLHIFYYMWYGNPKFDGKYLHWDHVMVPHWDPKISASYPKGRHSPPDDLGSSFYPELGPYSSRDPDVLEEHMKQLKAAAIGVLVVSWYPPGVADDNGEPADDLMPLILDAAHRYGIKVAFHIQPYKGRSDWTVHDNIKYISDRYGSHAAFYKYKTSAGRSFPLFYIYDSYLTPAESWANLLLPSGSHSIRNTPYDAVFIALLVEEAHKHDILSAGFDGMYTYFASNGFSFGSSHQNWKAVKAFCDANNLLFVPSVGPGYIDTSIRPWNNHNTRNRVNGKYYETALQAALAVRPDIVSITSFNEWHEGTQIEKAAPKKTPARLYLDYVPHQPDLYLELTRKWAQHFSKEKEQWLM, from the exons ATGGCTAGGCTGCGCCGGAGAGCCTTCATCgctctcttcctcttcatcttGTTTCTTTTCGGGACCATGATGGGGCTCAGGACCCTGAAGCCCACGGATGGTTTTTCCGAcctggctccaggcctggagttGGCCCCCTTCATGGATGGGCTGGAGAGACACGCAGTGTCCCACgaagcgatctctcgctctcgccCCCCCACCAGCACCGGTGCGCGCTCGGAGCCCGTGGTATACTATGACCTTCATATCTTTTATTACATGTGGTATGGGAACCCCAAGTTTGATGGCAAGTACTTGCACTGGGACCATGTGATGGTGCCTCACTGGGACCCCAAAATCTCTGCAAGTTATCCCAAAGGGAGACACAGCCCCCCAGACGACCTGGGCTCTAGTTTCTACCCAGAGTTAGGACCTTACAGCTCAAGAGATCCAGATGTTCTGGAAGAACACATGAAGCAACTCAAGGCAGCGGCAATTG GCGTGCTGGTCGTGTCCTGGTATCCTCCTGGTGTGGCAGACGACAACGGGGAACCGGCCGATGACCTGATGCCCCTCATACTGGATGCAGCACACAGATACGGCATCAAG gttGCCTTCCACATTCAGCCATACAAAGGGCGCAGCGACTGGACGGTACACGACAACATCAAATACATCAGCGACAG GTACGGATCCCACGCCGCTTTCTACAAATACAAGACAAGTGCAGGTAGAAGCTTTCCGCTGTTTTACATTTACGACTCGTACCTGACGCCTGCAGAGTCCTGGGCCAATCTGCTCTTGCCCTCGGGTTCCCACTCAATCCGCAACACCCCTTACGATGCCGTCTTCATAGCCCTGCTGGTGGAGGAGGCGCACAAGCACGACATCCTCTCGGCGGGCTTCGACGGGATGTACACCTACTTTGCGTCCAACGGCTTCTCCTTCGGCTCTTCCCACCAGAACTGGAAAGCTGTCAAAGCCTTCTGCGATGCCAACAACTTGCTCTTCGTGCCCAGCGTGGGCCCGGGCTACATCGACACCAGCATCCGCCCGTGGAACAACCACAACACCAGGAACCGGGTCAACGGCAAGTACTACGAGACGGCGCTGCAGGCGGCACTGGCCGTGCGGCCGGACATCGTGTCCATCACCTCCTTCAACGAATGGCACGAGGGCACGCAGATAGAGAAGGCGGCCCCCAAGAAGACGCCCGCCCGTTTGTACCTGGACTACGTGCCCCATCAGCCTGATCTTTACCTCGAGCTGACGCGCAAGTGGGCCCAGCACTTCAGCAAGGAGAAGGAGCAGTGGCTGATGTGA